TGATACATGCCTGCCCCGCAGCTTAGAAATGGACTTGTGGTGGAAATGCGGTCGGCGGCACGCCAACCAGGCTTTGCATATTCGAGAGAATGATGCTTTTGATTTTTCCGGCGGCGCGCTCCTCATCCAGCCAGGCATTCACGGATTTCATGAAGGTTTGATCAGTTTGTTTGCGGATGCCGACGTTGGTCGGATTGGTTTCGGGCGGCGTCGGGAAAACGATATGGCCAACGTTCGGCAGTTTGGTCAGTAGCGCGGTTGAAAGAAGAATGACCAGCACCTGGCAGTCGACGCGGCCAGACTGCAGCGCCATGGTGGCGGCAGCAGATGTTTCGAATCGCAGGATATTGGCTTTTGGCAATATCCGCGTCACCAATTGATCGTGGCTTGAGCCGACATCCACCGCGACCTTGACGTTGGGCGAGTTAAGTTGATCCCAGCGCTCGAAATTGAATCCCTTTTTTGCGACGACCGTGTTGTAGTTCTGGAAAATCGGACCGGAAAAATCCACCACTTCGCGCCGGGCAGGCGATGGCGCCATGCCGAGTTGCGCGTCGATTTTATTGGTCTGCACGTCGAGCACCGCATTACCCCAAGTAGTTTCGACCCACTCGACTTCAGCCTTGAGGTATTTGGCAAGTTCGAGGCCCAGATCGACCATGAAGCCGCGCCATTGGCCGCTCGCCAGATCCTTGGTGAAATAAGGTGACGCACCGTTGATTGCACCCAAACGCAGCTTGCCGGTACGCTTGATCCTGGCCGCAGTCGATTCCGGCTCCTGGGAAAATGCCGAGCCTGTAACGACGAGCGAACCGACGGCAATGGATTGTGCGATGAAGTTGCGGCGATTGATATGCATGTCTGTCTTCCTTGATGAAAATTGACTAGGAAAAATACGTCTTACGTCATGAAAAATTGTTCCGAATTATGTTGTCCATCTGGACATGTCCGCGCCGTCTCTCGTCTTGAAGCAAGATTAAGGCCTGTTGTGTCTACTATCCCCTCGGGCTTATTTTTTAATGTGTAAATGGAAAACCATTCGCCAAGGGATAGCGTCTCACGACTTGGCCGTTGGTTCCATGCAAATATCGATTTCTCGATGAAATATTTCGCCGACCGGATGGCTCGCGTCGCCGGCGACCGATAAAACGCAGATGCAAACGGACGTTGTTCGACGTAACAAAACACGGCACGGCCGCTCCATTTTTCTCGCTTGGCCTTGCGCAATAGGCTAAACAATATTGGTTTTATGCTTCTAAGTTAATTTGAAAAAGTTGCTTGACTCCAGTTTTAGTGTGACTATAATTTCCGACGCCTGACCGAGGTAAGAAACGTATTCAATATTAAAAAATTGCTTTCATTTTGCGGCGCTTGAGAACACATGCATGACGTGTCTATCGCAGTGAAAGCAATGGACCAGGTACAGGCCGGAGACAAGTCAATGGAAATGCCACAGCTGGGCGAGACGATTCGCGCGCGGCGTCATGCTGTCAAGAAGACGCTGGTGCAAGTCGCGACGGAAACCGGATTGACCGCAGGCTTCATTTCGCAACTGGAGCGCAACCAGACCAGCTCCTCGATAACCTCGCTGGTGGTGATTGCCAAGGCACTGGGCGTGACCATTGGCGACCTGATCAAGCAGCCTGCGCAATTGCGGCCGGATACCTATCGTGGCCAGCGCCAGCCGTATTCGGTGCAAAGCGGACGCGTCAAGTATGAGCGCTTGTCGACGGTCTTTCCGGGTAGCCAGGTTCACTCGGTGAAATTCACGATGCCGACCGGGTACAAGTCGGAAATGGTGTCGCACGAGGGTGATGAAATGGTGTTCGTCCTTAGCGGCAAGGTCGGTTATACGGTTGGCAAGGACAGTTATGTGCTGAATGTCGGCGACAGCCTGCATTTTGACGCGAACATTCCCCATAGTATTGAATCCCTGCCGCACGAAAATGAGGCGTCCGAGGTGATTTGGGTGGGTACGGTGGCGTTGTTCGATGGGCCACAATCTGCGGCTTCGGAGGATAGGGAGCAGCTGTTGCGTGGCACAGAGTTTTTTTGATAACTTGGGAGAGATGACGCGACAGCGCAGTCTCCCAAAGGCGTGGCATGATTTTTGCAATTTGAGAAGGTTTCGAGTTGCGGTTTTGTTTTACTGCACTTGAGCGGCGCGGCGCTTACCGACAGGGTAGGTGGCCGGGTAATGATAGTCTGCTGTAACCCAGCGATTGGAGTCGCGATGTATCCAGAATTGATTCAGAATTTTCCCCGCAAGGGTGCACCGGCAGATGTCTGGGCATGGGGGCGTCATGTTTGACCGCGCCGTCTATGCGCAACGCCGGCAACAGCTCAAGCAGCGTTTCACCAGCGGATTGCTGCTGTTGCCAGGCAATACCGATGTGTCGATGAACTACCTGCATAACCATTACTGGTTCCGCCAGGATTCCTCGTTCTCTTACTTCTTTGGTCTGGACCAGCCAGACCTGGCCGCGGTGATCGATATCGATGCCGGCGCCGACCATCTGTTTGGCGACGATCCGGGCCTGGACGATGTGATCTGGGTTGGGCAGCAACAGACTCTGGTCGAGCGTGCCGCCGCAGTTGCTGTCGCCTCGGTGCGGCCTTATCGGGATCTGGCCGGTATGCTGGCGCAGGCGCGCGAGCAGGGACGAACCATTCATTACCTGCCGCCGTATCGCGGCGAAACCATACTAGAGTTGGCAAGACTGTTGTCCTGCACGACGGAACAATGCAAGGCCGGTGCATCTGAAAGCCTGATCGATGCGGTGATCGCACTGCGCGAAATCAAGAACGATGCCGAAATCGCTGAAATAGAAAGCGCGCTCGCCGTCACGCGCGACATGCATGTCGCCGCCATGAGGCTGGCACGGCCCGACACGTTCGAATATCAGGTAGTCGCCGCGATGGAAGGCATCATGCGCAGCCATGATCTGCAAAACGCCTATCCGATGATCTTCTCGCGCAGTGGCGAAATCCTGCACAATCGCAACCACAAGAACCGTTTGCAGCGGGGCGAACTGGTGGTCAATGACTCCGGTAGTTCCAGCGCCCTCGGCTATGCCAGCGACATCACCCGAACTTTCCCAGTTGGTGGCCGTTTCAGCGAACGTCAGCGCACGCTGTACGAGATCGTGCTGGCTGCGCAACAACTGGCGATCGACGCCATGCGGCCCGGTATTTCCTATCTGGACGTACACAAACTGGCCGCCACGCACATGGCCGCAGCGTTATCTGAACTCGGGTTTTTCCGTGGTGCGCCACAGCAGATAGTAGAGTCCGGTGCCTATGCAATCTGCTTCCCGCACGGCCTCGGCCATCAGTTGGGGCTGGATGTACACGATATGGAAGGCTTGGGCGAGACCCGGGTCGGCTACGACGCCAGCGTCAGCCGCAGCGACATGTTCGGCCTGCGCAATCTGCGGCTGGCCAAGCCGCTGCGCGCCGGTATGGTGGTGACGGTTGAGCCAGGCCTGTATTTCATTCCGGTATTGATCCGGCGCTGGCAGGCGGAGGCACGCCACAGCGAATTGATCAACTACGCAAAATTCATCGAATACATCGATTTCGGCGGCATCCGTATCGAAGACGATGTGTTGGTGACAGAGACCGGCGCGCGGGTGCTGGGACCGGCGATTCCGAAGAGCTGTGCCGATATTGAAGCACTGATGACTACTTGATGCTGCTGCGTAATGTAGTGCACACTCGGGTTGCGTCAATCTCGCAAATTGTTGTTAAATAGATCAGTTGGATCAGTTTCACCATAACCCACAGAAAGAGACCTATGATGAAAAGAAAAATGATTGCCAAGATTGGATTGCTGGCATTGCTGTGCGCGACCGCCGGTTATGCGACAGCAGCCAAGACGCTGGTGTTCTGTTCGGAAGGCAGCCCGGAAGGGTTCAATCCGCAGCTCTACACCACCGGCACCACCTTCGATGCATCGTCGGTGCCGATGTACAACCGCCTGGTCGAGTTCGAACTGGGCACCACCAAGATCATTCCAGGCCTGGCCGAATCGTGGACTGTGTCCGATGATGGTCTGACCTACACCTTCAAGCTGCGCAAGGGCGTCAAGTTCCACAGCAGCGCCAAGTTCAAGCCGACCCGCGACTTCAATGCCGACGACGTGCTGTTCTCGTTCAACCGCATGGCCGACGCCAACCATCCTTTCCATAAACTCGCAGCGGGCCAGAGCTTCGGCTACTTCCTCGACATGGGCATGGACAAGATCGTCGATACCGTCAGCAAGACCGACGACTACACCGTCGTATTCAAGCTGAAACATCCTGAAGCGCCGTTCATCGCCAACCTGGGCATGGATTTCGCCTCGATCCTGTCGGCCGAATATGCCGACAACATGAAGAAAGCCGGCACACCTGAAGTGATCGACCGCGATCCGATCGGCACTGGTCCGTTCCAGTTCGTGTCTTACCAAAAAGATGCGGTGATCCGTTATAAAGCGTTCGACGCGTACTGGGGCGGCCGTCCTAAGCTGGACAATCTGATCTATGCGATCACGCCGGATGCATCGGTGCGCTACGCCAAGCTGAAAGCCAACGAGTGCCAGGTCATGGCGTTCCCGAAACCGGCCGACATCGAATTGATGAAATCCGATCCATCGATCAAGATGATGACCAAGGAAGGCCTGAACATTGGCTACATCTCGTTCAACGTCGAGAAGAAGCCGTTCGACAACAAGCTGGTGCGCCAAGCGCTGAACATGGCGGTGGACAAGCAAACCATCCTGAAGACTGTGTACCAGGGTGCTGGCCAAGCCGCGAAGAATCCGATTCCGCCGACTCTGTGGTCGTATAACGACAAGATCAAGGACTACACCTACGATCCAGTCAAGGCCAAGGCTCTGCTGACCAAGGCTGGCTATCCGAACGGCGTTGAAGTCGAAATGTGGTATCTACCGGTCACTCGCCCATACAATCCGGACGGCAAGCGCATGGCTGAATTGATCCAGGCCGACTGGGCCAAGATCGGTGTCAAGACCAAGCTCACAACCTACGAATGGACCGAATACCTGAAGCGCAGCAAGCAGGGTGATCAGCAATCGATGATGTTCGGCTGGTCCGGCGATAACGGCGATCCGGATAACTTCTTCGCGCCGCTGCTGGGTTGCGAAGGCGTCAAGGGTGGCGGCAATACTGCGCGCTGGTGCAACAAGGATTACGAAGCGCTGATCCAGAAAGCCAAGCTGACGCCGAAGCAGGACGAGCGCGCCAAGCTGTACGAGCAGGCGCAGGTGATCGTGCATGAAGAAGCGCCTTGGATTGACCTGGCGCACTCGATCCGTTTCACGCCGGTACGCAAGGAAGTCGTCGGCTTCAAGATGGCAGTGTTTGCGCATCACCATTTTGAGAACGTCGATCTGGTCAAGTAATGCCAAGGCGGGGCAGGGAAAGCAGTTTCCCCGTCCCGCCTTTTTTCATGCAATCTCGCGCAACCCCTGCTGAGTCATCCCGTCACGAGCGGAACGACAAGGTTTTTAGAATATAGGCATCCCCCATGTTCGGATTTATCCTGCGCCGTGTCGGCTTGGTCATACCGACCTTTCTCGGCATTACGCTGCTGGTGTTCTTACTGATACACCTGATTCCTGGCAATGCCGTCGAAGCCATGACCGGTGAACGCGGCATGGACCCCGCCCGCTACGCGCAAATGGCGCATGAGCTGGGTCTCGATCAGCCGCTGTACAAGCAGTATTTCAACTATCTGGGGAATGTGTTCAAGGGTGATCTGGGCGTCTCGATCATGACCCACACCTCGGTCCTCAGCGAATTCAAGACACTCTTTCCGGCGACGCTGGAACTGTCCTTTTGCGCGATGCTGTTCGCCTTAGTGATCGGTTTGCCGGCGGGCATGCTGGCAGCACTCAAGCGCAATACCGTATTCGATTATTCAGTCATGGGCGTCTCGCTCACCGGTTATTCGATGCCGGTGTTCTGGTGGGCGCTGCTGCTGATCCTGCTGTTTTCGGTGACGCTCGGCTGGACCCCGGTATCGGGCCGCATCGACATCCTGTTCGACGTGCCGCCGGTAACCGGTTTCATGCTGATCGACAGCTTGTTGTCCGACGATAGCGGCGTGTTCAAATCGGCCGTCTCGCACCTGATCCTGCCCACCATCGCACTCGGCACCATCCCGCTGGCGGTGATTGCGCGCATGACCCGTTCGGCGATGCTGGAAGTGCTGCGCGAGGATTATGTCCGCACCGCGCGCGCCAAGGGTTTATCGCGGTTGCGGGTGATCGTGGTGCATGCGCTGCGCAATGCGTTGATCCCGGTGGTCACCGTGGTCGGCCTGCAGGTTGGCGTGATGCTGGCCGGCGCGATCCTGACCGAAACCATCTTCTCCTGGCCCGGTATCGGCAAATGGCTGGTGGCCGCAATCCAACGTCGCGATTACCCGGTCGTGCAGGGCGGCATCCTGCTGTCGGCCACCATCATCATCGTGGTCAATCTGGTCGTCGACTTGTTGTACGGCGTGATCAATCCTCGCATTCGGCACAGCTCATGAACAACGCCCAACCAACCCAAGTTACTCCGACCACACCGGCAATTCCGGCGGCTGCCGGCAAACCGCCGCATCCGATGCGCGAGTTGTGGTCGTATTTCAGCCAGAATCGCGGGGCCGTGATCGGCCTGGTAATCATTATTCTGATGGTGCTGGCCGCTTTGTTCGCCGACGTGATTGCGCCGCATTCACCGATCGAGCAATTCCGCGACGCCACCCTGGTGCCGCCGGCCTGGCAAGCGGGCGGCAGCAGCAAGTTCCTGCTCGGTACCGATCCGGTCGGACGCGACATGCTGTCGCGCCTGATTCATGGCGCCCGGCTGTCGCTGGTGATCGGCCTGGTGTCGGTATCGCTGTCGCTCACCATGGGCATCCTGCTGGGCCTGCTGGCCGGTTATTTCCGTGGTGTGGTCGAGATCGCGATCATGCGCTTGATGGACATCATGCTGGCTCTGCCAAGTCTATTGCTGGCGGTTGCCGTGGTGGCGATCCTCGGGCCTGGCCTGATGAACGCGATGTATGCGATTGCCATCGTGATGATGCCGCACTATGCGCGCCAGACCCGCGCCGCAGTCATCACCGAGATGTCGCGCGATTACGTCAGCGCCTCGCGCATCGCCGGCGCCGGCCCGTTGCGCATCATGTTCAACTGCGTACTGCCGAACTGCCTGGCGCCGCTGATCGTGCAGGCGACCCTGGGCTTCTCCGAAGCGATCCTGGACGCCGCCGCGCTTGGTTTCCTCGGCCTTGGCGCACAGCCGCCGACGCCTGAGTGGGGCTCAATGCTGGCCAGTGCAATGGAGTTCATCCAGAGCGCCTGGTGGGTGGTGACGTTCCCCGGCCTGGCGATCCTGGTCTCGGTACTGGCGTTCAACCTGATGGGCGACGGCTTGCGTGATGCGCTCGACCCCAAACTGAAACGATAAAGCGGAAGAACGACATGGCACTGTTAGAAATCAAGAACCTGAGAGTCGAATTCGGCTCGACGGCATCGCCGTTTACCGCTGTCGATGGACTGGACTTGAACGTCGAAACCGGCGAGGTAATCGGTATCGTCGGCGAATCCGGCTCCGGCAAGAGCGTGACCTCACTGGCCCTGATGGGCCTGATCGATTACCCGGGTCGGGTCAAGGGTGAACGCATGGCCTTCGATGGTCGCGACCTGCTGAAGATGCCGGAGGAGGAAAGGCGCAGTCTGCTGGGCAAGGACATCGCCATGATCTTCCAGGATCCGATGACCAGCCTTAATCCCTCTTATACCGTGGCGTATCAACTGATCGAAACCCTGCGTGTGCATCAAGGCGGTTCGACCAAGGAATTGCGCGCCAAGGCGCTGGCCTTGCTGAAGCAGGTAGACATTCCCGATCCGGAGCGCCGCCTCGATGCCTATCCACATCAGCTGTCGGGCGGCATGAGCCAGCGCGTGATGGTGGCGATTGCGATCGCCTGTAACCCGCGCCTATTGATTGCAGACGAACCCACAACTGCGCTGGATGTGACGGTGCAAGCGCAGATGCTGGACTTGCTGCTGCACCTGCAACGCGATCGTGGCATGGCGCTGATGCTGATCACGCACGACTTGAGCGTAGTCGCCCAAACTGCGCAACGGGTGGTGGTGATGTATGCCGGGCAGGTGGTTGAAACCGGCCGCGTGCCTGATATTTTCAACGCCCCTAAACACCCTTACACCCAAGCTTTGCTGGCAGCGCTGCCTGAACACAATATCGGCCGGGCGCGCTTGCAAACTATCCCCGGCGTTGTGCCTGGCCAGTACGATCGCCCCAGCGGCTGCCTGCTCAGCCCGCGTTGTGCGTACGCGCAAGACTTGTGCCGCCGGCAGCGGCCGGAATTGATGGGCGAAGAGCAAGTGCAGGCACGTTGCCATTTCCCGCTTGACGCCGCCGGCCAGCCGACCAATGGCTGGTCCGAACTGTCGCGCAAGACACCTGATGCCGTGCTGAGTGGCGGGGTTGCATGATGATGAATGCCAATATGAATGAAATCGCCAATCCGGTGGTCCTGCTGGAAGCAAAGAATCTGATCAAGCACTACGGCGTGTCGCAAGGCTGGTTCAAACCGAGAGCCACGGCGCGTGCGCTGGACGGTGTCTCGTTCCAGCTGCAGCCGGGTAAAACATTGGCAGTGGTCGGCGAGTCCGGTTGCGGCAAGTCGACCCTGGCGCGGCAGATCACGATGATCGAACCACCGACCGGCGGCGAGCTGTGGATGGACGGCGCCAACATTGCCGACGCAGACCGCGCCACCTTGAAACGGGTGCG
This DNA window, taken from Collimonas arenae, encodes the following:
- a CDS encoding ABC transporter permease subunit, with protein sequence MFGFILRRVGLVIPTFLGITLLVFLLIHLIPGNAVEAMTGERGMDPARYAQMAHELGLDQPLYKQYFNYLGNVFKGDLGVSIMTHTSVLSEFKTLFPATLELSFCAMLFALVIGLPAGMLAALKRNTVFDYSVMGVSLTGYSMPVFWWALLLILLFSVTLGWTPVSGRIDILFDVPPVTGFMLIDSLLSDDSGVFKSAVSHLILPTIALGTIPLAVIARMTRSAMLEVLREDYVRTARAKGLSRLRVIVVHALRNALIPVVTVVGLQVGVMLAGAILTETIFSWPGIGKWLVAAIQRRDYPVVQGGILLSATIIIVVNLVVDLLYGVINPRIRHSS
- a CDS encoding transporter substrate-binding domain-containing protein translates to MHINRRNFIAQSIAVGSLVVTGSAFSQEPESTAARIKRTGKLRLGAINGASPYFTKDLASGQWRGFMVDLGLELAKYLKAEVEWVETTWGNAVLDVQTNKIDAQLGMAPSPARREVVDFSGPIFQNYNTVVAKKGFNFERWDQLNSPNVKVAVDVGSSHDQLVTRILPKANILRFETSAAATMALQSGRVDCQVLVILLSTALLTKLPNVGHIVFPTPPETNPTNVGIRKQTDQTFMKSVNAWLDEERAAGKIKSIILSNMQSLVGVPPTAFPPQVHF
- a CDS encoding ABC transporter substrate-binding protein produces the protein MMKRKMIAKIGLLALLCATAGYATAAKTLVFCSEGSPEGFNPQLYTTGTTFDASSVPMYNRLVEFELGTTKIIPGLAESWTVSDDGLTYTFKLRKGVKFHSSAKFKPTRDFNADDVLFSFNRMADANHPFHKLAAGQSFGYFLDMGMDKIVDTVSKTDDYTVVFKLKHPEAPFIANLGMDFASILSAEYADNMKKAGTPEVIDRDPIGTGPFQFVSYQKDAVIRYKAFDAYWGGRPKLDNLIYAITPDASVRYAKLKANECQVMAFPKPADIELMKSDPSIKMMTKEGLNIGYISFNVEKKPFDNKLVRQALNMAVDKQTILKTVYQGAGQAAKNPIPPTLWSYNDKIKDYTYDPVKAKALLTKAGYPNGVEVEMWYLPVTRPYNPDGKRMAELIQADWAKIGVKTKLTTYEWTEYLKRSKQGDQQSMMFGWSGDNGDPDNFFAPLLGCEGVKGGGNTARWCNKDYEALIQKAKLTPKQDERAKLYEQAQVIVHEEAPWIDLAHSIRFTPVRKEVVGFKMAVFAHHHFENVDLVK
- a CDS encoding aminopeptidase P family protein translates to MFDRAVYAQRRQQLKQRFTSGLLLLPGNTDVSMNYLHNHYWFRQDSSFSYFFGLDQPDLAAVIDIDAGADHLFGDDPGLDDVIWVGQQQTLVERAAAVAVASVRPYRDLAGMLAQAREQGRTIHYLPPYRGETILELARLLSCTTEQCKAGASESLIDAVIALREIKNDAEIAEIESALAVTRDMHVAAMRLARPDTFEYQVVAAMEGIMRSHDLQNAYPMIFSRSGEILHNRNHKNRLQRGELVVNDSGSSSALGYASDITRTFPVGGRFSERQRTLYEIVLAAQQLAIDAMRPGISYLDVHKLAATHMAAALSELGFFRGAPQQIVESGAYAICFPHGLGHQLGLDVHDMEGLGETRVGYDASVSRSDMFGLRNLRLAKPLRAGMVVTVEPGLYFIPVLIRRWQAEARHSELINYAKFIEYIDFGGIRIEDDVLVTETGARVLGPAIPKSCADIEALMTT
- a CDS encoding ABC transporter permease subunit; translated protein: MNNAQPTQVTPTTPAIPAAAGKPPHPMRELWSYFSQNRGAVIGLVIIILMVLAALFADVIAPHSPIEQFRDATLVPPAWQAGGSSKFLLGTDPVGRDMLSRLIHGARLSLVIGLVSVSLSLTMGILLGLLAGYFRGVVEIAIMRLMDIMLALPSLLLAVAVVAILGPGLMNAMYAIAIVMMPHYARQTRAAVITEMSRDYVSASRIAGAGPLRIMFNCVLPNCLAPLIVQATLGFSEAILDAAALGFLGLGAQPPTPEWGSMLASAMEFIQSAWWVVTFPGLAILVSVLAFNLMGDGLRDALDPKLKR
- a CDS encoding helix-turn-helix domain-containing protein; translation: MEMPQLGETIRARRHAVKKTLVQVATETGLTAGFISQLERNQTSSSITSLVVIAKALGVTIGDLIKQPAQLRPDTYRGQRQPYSVQSGRVKYERLSTVFPGSQVHSVKFTMPTGYKSEMVSHEGDEMVFVLSGKVGYTVGKDSYVLNVGDSLHFDANIPHSIESLPHENEASEVIWVGTVALFDGPQSAASEDREQLLRGTEFF
- a CDS encoding oligopeptide/dipeptide ABC transporter ATP-binding protein, with the translated sequence MALLEIKNLRVEFGSTASPFTAVDGLDLNVETGEVIGIVGESGSGKSVTSLALMGLIDYPGRVKGERMAFDGRDLLKMPEEERRSLLGKDIAMIFQDPMTSLNPSYTVAYQLIETLRVHQGGSTKELRAKALALLKQVDIPDPERRLDAYPHQLSGGMSQRVMVAIAIACNPRLLIADEPTTALDVTVQAQMLDLLLHLQRDRGMALMLITHDLSVVAQTAQRVVVMYAGQVVETGRVPDIFNAPKHPYTQALLAALPEHNIGRARLQTIPGVVPGQYDRPSGCLLSPRCAYAQDLCRRQRPELMGEEQVQARCHFPLDAAGQPTNGWSELSRKTPDAVLSGGVA